From a region of the Lentilactobacillus curieae genome:
- a CDS encoding type 1 glutamine amidotransferase domain-containing protein, whose protein sequence is MKKVLIVETNITRYAGTHDATGLWLGESTEFAKELQKVGISVDYVSPKGGFVPLDPRSMKYVDESIMEFYETPDFKNRALSKTLNPSEVNPEDYFAIYYAGGHGVMWDFPDNKELQSIAMAIYQQNGYVTSVCHGIAGLLNIKDDSNNYLISGKTITGFTLSEEIIAGKKSVVPFFNKEEAEKRGAKFKQKRAYKDFAVQDGHLITGQNPFSARSVANLLIKEVK, encoded by the coding sequence ATGAAAAAAGTCCTAATTGTTGAAACAAATATTACTAGGTATGCTGGGACACATGATGCAACAGGCCTTTGGCTTGGTGAATCGACAGAATTTGCTAAGGAACTTCAAAAAGTCGGCATCAGTGTGGACTATGTCAGCCCTAAGGGTGGTTTTGTTCCTTTAGACCCTCGCAGTATGAAATACGTTGATGAATCGATTATGGAGTTTTATGAAACCCCTGATTTTAAAAATCGTGCCCTTAGCAAAACGCTTAATCCCAGTGAGGTTAATCCTGAGGATTACTTTGCCATTTACTATGCTGGTGGCCATGGAGTGATGTGGGATTTTCCTGATAATAAGGAACTACAATCAATTGCAATGGCCATTTATCAGCAAAATGGTTATGTGACTTCAGTCTGCCATGGAATAGCTGGATTATTAAATATTAAAGATGATAGTAATAATTATCTGATCTCCGGAAAAACAATCACAGGTTTCACCTTGTCTGAAGAAATTATTGCTGGTAAAAAGTCGGTTGTCCCGTTCTTTAATAAAGAAGAGGCCGAAAAACGTGGAGCTAAGTTCAAGCAGAAACGTGCATATAAGGATTTTGCAGTTCAAGATGGGCATTTGATTACAGGTCAGAATCCATTTTCAGCACGTTCAGTTGCTAACTTGTTGATTAAAGAAGTAAAATAA
- a CDS encoding ArsR/SmtB family transcription factor: protein MQDLSGIKTQLTDLSDFLVALGDEKRQAILIELMSAENGVEGLRVTDLTDATDLSRPAISHHIKILMQAHLIERRSEGTRNYYYLSHDLSQINQLQDMISSVKKIIKESGRE from the coding sequence ATGCAAGATTTAAGTGGAATAAAAACTCAATTGACCGATCTCAGTGACTTTTTGGTTGCATTGGGTGATGAAAAGCGACAGGCAATTTTGATTGAATTAATGTCGGCAGAGAACGGTGTTGAAGGATTGAGGGTGACAGATTTAACAGATGCAACTGACCTTTCACGACCAGCTATTTCACACCACATTAAGATTTTAATGCAGGCTCATCTTATTGAACGCCGAAGTGAAGGGACTAGAAACTATTATTATTTGTCACATGATTTGAGCCAAATAAATCAATTACAGGACATGATTAGTAGTGTTAAGAAAATCATTAAGGAGAGTGGTCGAGAATGA